The Pseudoalteromonas sp. DL-6 genome has a window encoding:
- a CDS encoding aspartate aminotransferase family protein, which produces MQVTRDLFNDVMVPNYNPSAVIPVRGEGSRVWDQNNNEFIDFAGGIAVNCLGHCHPALVAALKEQGEKIWHLANVMTNEPALRLAKKMVDATFAEKVYFANSGAEANEAALKLARRFALDKFGAEKSKIIAFNKGFHGRTFFTVTVGGQAAYSDGFGPKPADIVHCDYNDIAAFEALIGDDTCAVMMEPLQGEGGIVPPTNEFAQKVRELCTKHNALLIFDEVQTGVGRTGHLYAYEGLDVIPDILTTAKALGGGFPIGAMITTTEIAAHLKIGTHGSTYGGNPLACAVAEAAFDTVNTPVVLNGVKEREQMFRDGLNAINEKYHVFSEVRGKGLLIGAVLNEKFEGRARDFLVASANNGLMNLVAGMNVIRFTPSLVIPFEDIKEGLARFEKAVSEVVNG; this is translated from the coding sequence ATGCAAGTAACCAGAGATTTATTTAACGACGTAATGGTCCCTAACTACAACCCATCAGCAGTTATTCCCGTTCGTGGTGAAGGCTCACGCGTGTGGGATCAAAATAATAACGAGTTTATCGATTTTGCCGGTGGTATTGCGGTTAATTGTTTAGGTCATTGCCACCCTGCATTAGTAGCAGCACTTAAAGAGCAAGGTGAGAAAATTTGGCACTTAGCAAATGTAATGACCAATGAGCCAGCTCTTCGCTTAGCTAAAAAAATGGTTGATGCGACCTTTGCTGAAAAAGTTTACTTTGCAAACTCAGGGGCTGAAGCAAACGAAGCAGCTTTAAAATTAGCGCGTCGCTTTGCACTGGACAAATTTGGCGCTGAAAAATCTAAAATTATCGCTTTTAATAAAGGCTTTCATGGCCGTACTTTTTTCACTGTAACAGTGGGTGGCCAAGCCGCTTACTCTGATGGTTTTGGGCCAAAACCTGCTGATATCGTTCATTGTGATTACAATGATATTGCCGCTTTTGAAGCCTTAATTGGTGATGATACTTGTGCGGTAATGATGGAGCCATTACAAGGTGAAGGTGGTATTGTGCCACCAACCAATGAATTTGCACAAAAAGTACGTGAGCTGTGTACTAAACACAACGCACTGCTTATTTTTGATGAAGTGCAAACTGGCGTTGGCCGTACAGGTCATTTATACGCATACGAAGGCCTAGATGTTATTCCTGACATTTTAACAACGGCTAAAGCATTAGGTGGCGGGTTCCCAATTGGCGCTATGATCACCACGACTGAAATTGCAGCACACCTAAAAATAGGGACTCATGGTTCTACCTACGGTGGTAACCCATTAGCATGTGCTGTTGCAGAAGCGGCATTTGATACAGTAAATACTCCTGTGGTTTTAAATGGTGTAAAAGAGCGTGAGCAAATGTTCCGTGATGGTCTAAATGCCATTAACGAAAAATACCATGTATTTAGTGAAGTCCGCGGTAAAGGCTTACTGATTGGTGCGGTATTAAATGAGAAATTTGAAGGCCGTGCTCGCGACTTTTTAGTCGCAAGTGCTAACAACGGTTTAATGAATTTAGTAGCCGGAATGAACGTTATCCGCTTTACGCCTTCATTAGTGATCCCATTTGAGGATATTAAAGAAGGCTTAGCTCGCTTTGAAAAAGCAGTGAGTGAAGTTGTAAACGGTTAA
- a CDS encoding Lrp/AsnC family transcriptional regulator, producing MITPQDEKLLSVLKTNARASISDLARHLNLSRSTVQSRMLKLEQSGVIKGYSVDFGDDFLNSLVSAHVSIKVKQKLTTKTNVELKQIDAISQLYAISGEFDLIAIVEAQNLEQLSHLLDDIGNLDGVERTRSSVILETKFKR from the coding sequence ATGATAACTCCCCAAGACGAAAAGCTACTGTCTGTACTAAAAACGAACGCTCGTGCGAGTATTTCTGACTTGGCAAGGCATTTAAATTTATCCCGCTCAACAGTGCAAAGCCGTATGCTTAAGTTAGAGCAAAGTGGGGTAATTAAAGGATATAGCGTTGACTTTGGAGATGACTTTTTAAATAGCTTAGTTTCTGCACATGTTTCTATAAAGGTTAAACAAAAGCTAACCACTAAAACCAACGTGGAGTTAAAGCAAATAGATGCTATATCTCAGTTGTATGCAATTAGTGGTGAGTTTGATTTAATTGCCATTGTTGAGGCTCAAAATCTTGAGCAGTTGAGCCATTTACTGGACGATATAGGTAATTTAGATGGGGTAGAGCGCACTCGCTCATCGGTTATTTTAGAAACCAAATTTAAGCGTTAA
- the malQ gene encoding 4-alpha-glucanotransferase, whose amino-acid sequence MDALSQLFYLHGIGYEYTKYTGEHVVFSEQTRKLALQCCGVDTNDTGLIEQLNYQLDAATWLTLTPAISLVNQLSNVLKVRIKETDAHHKITLNIAALNIKLQFDQIAHYAPLGEYFLNGCRYIEIALPLTHLPTGYYDALLIMGEQSASTQIWSIPEKVYQIADKKRFGLSIQLYTLKNQAGMGIGDFNDLLELTTLCAKQKMDYILLNPLHLLFADNPECASPYNPSNRALLNPLYIAINLSPDSINNPALNDYLSSCCLTSQSEQDVTFIEYKSVTEHKYNAFKLLFVHFQQQGSQARQDEFTAFCKQHSDELAILEATQPSFEYYLQWQAHSQLERCQQHCIDQGMAIGLINDLAVGCAKEGSEFKHQQALFSQDATVGAPPDPWAESGQNWGLPAINPQRLADNNYQFYRSLIRSNMKSVGGLRIDHVMAIRRLWWCFNNNNNQDGCYVYYPFEHLLAILKVESHLNQAVVIGEDLGVVPPEVKEALVSSGIFSNSLFYFEKQQNDEFVHRDDLSEQCLLMIANHDVPPFVGWWQHSDLNLKQQYQLIDAVEYQQLVQQRQQEQQRLLGFINTQNTHSDMSLSTDAFAVYSALALCLAKSPSRLFALQIDDLDKQRYPVNIPGTDKEYPNWRRVLTHTCKDIFTDNASLLAAIHSIRNA is encoded by the coding sequence ATGGACGCACTATCGCAATTATTTTATTTGCATGGAATAGGCTATGAGTACACTAAATATACGGGTGAACACGTTGTTTTTAGTGAACAAACTCGCAAGTTAGCGCTGCAGTGCTGTGGCGTTGACACCAATGATACTGGGCTCATAGAACAGTTAAATTATCAATTAGATGCGGCTACTTGGTTAACGCTTACACCGGCTATTAGCTTAGTAAATCAGCTGAGCAATGTGCTAAAAGTACGTATTAAAGAAACCGACGCGCACCATAAAATTACGCTCAATATAGCGGCATTAAATATAAAGCTGCAATTTGATCAAATAGCTCACTATGCACCATTAGGTGAATATTTTTTAAATGGCTGCCGTTATATAGAAATAGCACTGCCACTTACCCATTTACCTACGGGTTATTATGATGCGTTGCTAATCATGGGTGAACAATCAGCAAGTACACAAATTTGGTCTATCCCAGAAAAGGTGTATCAAATTGCGGATAAAAAACGCTTTGGCTTATCAATTCAGTTATATACATTAAAAAACCAAGCTGGAATGGGGATTGGCGACTTTAATGATTTACTAGAATTAACCACGCTGTGTGCAAAACAAAAAATGGATTATATTTTACTTAATCCACTGCACTTATTATTTGCAGATAATCCAGAGTGCGCTAGTCCCTATAATCCAAGTAACCGCGCCTTACTTAACCCATTATATATAGCAATCAACTTATCGCCCGATAGTATTAACAACCCCGCATTAAACGATTATTTATCCTCTTGCTGCTTAACGTCGCAAAGCGAGCAAGATGTAACATTTATTGAATATAAATCGGTTACTGAGCATAAATATAATGCCTTTAAATTACTTTTTGTGCATTTTCAACAACAGGGTAGTCAAGCTCGGCAAGACGAGTTTACTGCCTTTTGTAAGCAGCACAGTGATGAACTTGCTATTTTGGAAGCAACACAGCCGTCATTCGAATATTACCTACAATGGCAGGCACACAGCCAACTCGAGCGATGCCAACAGCATTGTATTGACCAAGGCATGGCGATTGGTTTGATTAACGACTTAGCGGTGGGTTGTGCCAAAGAGGGCAGTGAATTTAAACACCAACAGGCGTTGTTTAGCCAAGATGCGACTGTGGGAGCTCCTCCGGACCCTTGGGCCGAGAGTGGTCAAAATTGGGGGTTGCCAGCAATAAATCCTCAGCGACTTGCTGACAATAACTATCAGTTTTACCGCTCACTGATACGCTCCAATATGAAGTCTGTGGGTGGATTACGCATAGATCATGTTATGGCAATTAGGCGTTTATGGTGGTGTTTTAACAATAATAATAACCAAGATGGTTGCTATGTTTACTACCCATTCGAGCATTTGTTAGCTATTTTGAAAGTTGAATCTCACCTTAACCAGGCCGTCGTGATAGGTGAAGATTTAGGAGTTGTGCCGCCGGAGGTAAAAGAAGCGCTGGTGAGCAGCGGTATTTTTTCAAACAGCTTATTTTATTTTGAAAAACAACAAAATGATGAATTTGTTCATCGCGATGATCTTAGCGAACAATGCCTGCTGATGATTGCCAATCATGATGTACCACCATTTGTTGGCTGGTGGCAGCATAGCGATTTGAACCTCAAACAACAGTACCAACTGATTGACGCTGTTGAATATCAGCAACTAGTGCAGCAACGTCAACAAGAGCAGCAGCGACTTCTCGGTTTTATTAATACACAAAACACACATTCTGATATGTCATTAAGCACCGATGCTTTTGCTGTTTATAGTGCGCTGGCTTTGTGTTTAGCAAAGTCGCCGTCGCGATTATTTGCTTTACAAATTGATGACTTAGACAAGCAACGCTACCCAGTTAATATTCCGGGCACAGATAAAGAGTACCCCAATTGGCGACGGGTGTTAACACATACTTGCAAGGATATTTTTACTGATAATGCGTCACTTTTGGCTGCAATACATTCAATAAGGAATGCGTAA
- a CDS encoding GGDEF domain-containing protein, whose translation MQENLLNSVIKITKNRDVDSLEYSLISTIQEFIGCKEISVYKDIEVQGQLSIEQSLSLKVTGEKQFEWTQRQLVTHPEDELLSCLRSACIITVQSTDGIERRWLPITRQEKTVAAISVVSNSLDSSAQVMLNAFCRIFENYLVILHENERDKLTGLLNRQTFEKKIKQLIEKQVLKVHGSVREEEKRRPKQASTSWLAILDIDHFKNINDKYGHICGDEVLLILAQKMRHFFRSTDLIFRFGGEEFVIVFEPTDAESISNKMAEFLQLVRNTSFPFVENMTISAGLARISPYDFPITVLESADKALYYAKNNGRDKYCVYEDLLAENLINVQVNSSEIDLF comes from the coding sequence ATGCAAGAAAATTTACTAAACTCAGTTATTAAAATAACAAAAAACAGAGACGTAGACTCACTTGAATACAGCTTAATATCGACCATCCAAGAGTTTATTGGCTGTAAAGAAATCTCAGTTTATAAAGATATAGAAGTTCAGGGCCAACTTAGCATTGAGCAAAGCCTTTCTTTGAAAGTCACTGGTGAAAAACAATTCGAGTGGACTCAACGACAGCTTGTTACTCACCCCGAGGATGAACTTCTATCCTGCTTACGTTCTGCTTGTATTATTACGGTGCAATCAACGGATGGCATAGAACGCCGTTGGCTACCCATTACCCGCCAAGAAAAAACAGTTGCCGCAATTTCTGTTGTTTCAAATAGTTTAGATAGTTCAGCTCAGGTAATGTTGAACGCTTTTTGTCGTATTTTTGAAAACTATTTAGTGATTCTTCATGAAAATGAAAGAGATAAATTAACAGGGCTGTTAAATAGACAAACATTTGAGAAAAAAATAAAACAGCTGATTGAAAAGCAAGTATTAAAAGTACATGGGTCAGTTCGAGAGGAAGAAAAAAGACGGCCAAAACAGGCATCAACATCTTGGCTAGCTATTTTAGATATCGATCACTTTAAAAATATAAACGACAAGTATGGTCATATCTGTGGCGATGAAGTACTGCTGATATTAGCGCAAAAAATGCGTCATTTTTTTCGTTCAACAGATTTAATTTTTCGCTTTGGTGGGGAAGAGTTTGTGATTGTTTTTGAGCCCACAGATGCAGAGTCTATTAGTAATAAAATGGCTGAATTTCTTCAGCTTGTCAGAAATACATCGTTTCCTTTTGTTGAAAATATGACCATCAGTGCTGGTTTAGCACGTATCAGTCCTTATGATTTTCCCATCACTGTGCTAGAGAGCGCTGATAAAGCACTTTATTATGCGAAAAATAATGGCCGAGATAAATATTGTGTCTATGAAGATTTGCTTGCCGAGAACTTAATAAATGTACAAGTTAATTCTTCAGAGATAGATCTATTTTAA
- the glgB gene encoding 1,4-alpha-glucan branching protein GlgB, translating into MGSIKNRVSTQLVDYDAQVNALTAGRFKDPFSFLGAHNTQSGTEIRVYLPAALRVELLIDGQVISALRYKHSDLFIAELSSMPSSVYQCQVSYENSDVTFYDEYSFSSTLDEQAMYLFNEGSLEHAYTHLGAQFTTQQGVDGVRFCVWAPNAASVSVIGEFNFWQANRHFMRFHPASGVWELFIPDLSADMCYKFAITTLSGEVLDKADPFAFKMQQAPGTASILQYKPAPIKLSEQAIINRQQRNHIDAAISIYEVHLGSWQRAEHNRYLNYTELADKLVSYVTDMGFTHLQLMPISEYPFDGSWGYQPVGLFAPTSRFGDYNSFKYLVEQCHKANIGILLDWVPGHFPSDPHGLHCFDGTHLYEHADMRQGFHPDWNTYIYNYDRPEVKSFLISNAMYWLSQFGIDGLRVDAVASMLYLDYSRKEGQWVANCYGGRENLGAIECLKQVNMRSYKNNPGIMMVAEESTAWPGVTQSVEHNGLGFGYKWNMGWMNDSLHYMQQDPLFRKYHHHKMTFSMVYAFSENYILPLSHDEVVHGKGSLLNKMPGDDWQQFANLRAYYAFMWAHPGKKLLFMGAEIAQRKEWDHDHSIDWHLLEHQSHQGVQDTVKRLNHVYQAHPALYELDSCSTGFSWIDNNNNQQSIFSFIRYAKSADDFMVIVANFTPTAYQHFTLGVPAKGSYKVIFNTDESCFFGSGCNVTDEPNQLIHSIEQPSHGFDHSITLHMGGLTTIYLQKVNDE; encoded by the coding sequence ATGGGCAGTATTAAAAATAGGGTATCAACGCAATTAGTTGATTATGACGCACAGGTAAACGCATTAACTGCAGGGCGATTTAAAGACCCGTTTAGTTTTTTAGGCGCGCACAACACCCAAAGTGGCACTGAAATACGCGTGTATTTGCCAGCGGCATTACGCGTCGAACTGTTAATTGATGGTCAAGTTATTAGCGCGTTACGCTATAAACACAGTGATTTATTTATCGCTGAGTTATCAAGCATGCCTAGCAGTGTTTACCAATGCCAGGTTAGTTATGAAAATAGCGATGTTACATTTTATGATGAATACAGCTTCAGCAGTACATTGGATGAACAGGCTATGTACTTGTTTAACGAAGGTAGCCTTGAGCATGCTTATACTCACCTAGGTGCGCAATTTACTACACAACAAGGGGTAGATGGTGTTCGTTTTTGTGTCTGGGCACCAAATGCCGCCAGTGTATCGGTTATTGGTGAGTTTAATTTTTGGCAAGCGAATCGCCATTTTATGCGATTTCATCCGGCAAGTGGGGTATGGGAATTATTTATCCCAGACTTAAGTGCAGACATGTGCTACAAATTTGCCATCACCACACTTAGTGGTGAAGTTTTAGATAAAGCCGATCCATTTGCGTTCAAAATGCAGCAAGCGCCCGGCACGGCAAGTATATTACAGTACAAGCCTGCCCCTATTAAGCTCAGTGAACAAGCGATTATAAATAGACAACAGCGCAATCATATTGATGCCGCTATTAGTATTTATGAAGTGCACTTAGGCTCATGGCAACGCGCTGAACATAATCGTTACTTAAACTACACTGAGCTGGCCGATAAGCTTGTAAGTTACGTGACTGATATGGGGTTTACTCACTTACAACTTATGCCTATTAGTGAATACCCGTTTGATGGCTCATGGGGGTATCAGCCGGTAGGCTTGTTTGCACCAACAAGTCGTTTTGGTGATTACAACAGCTTTAAATACTTAGTTGAGCAATGCCATAAAGCCAATATCGGTATTTTACTCGATTGGGTGCCAGGGCACTTTCCAAGCGACCCTCATGGGTTACATTGTTTTGATGGCACCCATTTATATGAACATGCTGATATGCGTCAAGGGTTTCACCCTGATTGGAATACCTATATTTATAATTATGATCGCCCTGAAGTTAAAAGCTTTTTAATATCGAATGCGATGTATTGGCTTAGTCAATTTGGCATAGATGGACTGCGAGTAGATGCAGTGGCGTCTATGTTGTATCTTGATTACAGCCGAAAAGAAGGGCAATGGGTGGCTAATTGCTATGGCGGCAGAGAAAATTTAGGGGCGATAGAGTGCCTTAAACAAGTGAACATGCGCAGTTATAAAAATAACCCCGGTATTATGATGGTGGCAGAAGAGTCAACGGCGTGGCCAGGGGTGACGCAAAGTGTTGAGCACAATGGTTTGGGCTTTGGTTATAAATGGAATATGGGCTGGATGAACGACAGCCTGCATTACATGCAGCAAGACCCACTATTTAGGAAATACCACCACCATAAAATGACATTTTCTATGGTGTATGCCTTTAGTGAAAATTACATTTTACCGCTCAGTCATGATGAAGTCGTTCACGGCAAAGGCTCACTACTAAACAAAATGCCTGGTGACGACTGGCAACAATTTGCTAATTTACGGGCTTATTATGCGTTTATGTGGGCGCATCCAGGAAAAAAACTACTGTTTATGGGCGCCGAAATAGCACAGCGAAAAGAGTGGGATCATGACCATTCAATAGATTGGCACTTGCTTGAACACCAAAGCCATCAAGGTGTTCAAGATACGGTTAAACGCCTTAATCATGTGTATCAAGCCCATCCAGCACTTTATGAGCTTGATAGTTGCTCTACTGGTTTTTCATGGATAGATAATAATAACAATCAGCAAAGTATATTTAGCTTTATTCGTTATGCCAAAAGTGCTGACGATTTTATGGTTATTGTCGCTAATTTTACCCCTACAGCATATCAACACTTTACTTTAGGCGTGCCTGCTAAAGGCAGCTATAAGGTGATATTTAATACTGATGAGTCATGTTTTTTTGGCTCAGGCTGCAATGTCACTGATGAACCAAATCAACTTATTCATTCAATTGAACAACCAAGTCATGGCTTTGATCACAGTATTACATTACACATGGGTGGCTTAACCACGATTTATTTGCAAAAGGTGAATGATGAGTAA
- the astA gene encoding arginine N-succinyltransferase encodes MQVLRPITVNDFAALKEIAIESGHGFTSLPVDDGQLQEKIDRAQNSFTKNVNKPIDESYLFVLEDSDTGKVIGTTAIEAAVGLSVPLYHYHLGKTVHHSPTLNVYNTVDILSMCNDYTGCSEICTLFLREDSRKGLTGRFLSRSRFLFMAQHSERFADTVIAEMRGVSDEQGHSPFWQWLQEHFFSIEFPQADHLVGLGDKVFISELMPKYPIYVNLLSKKAQAVIGHVHDKTKPALKLLEKEGFEHRGYVDLFDAGPTVEAKLGNIRSIRDSQVCPITIGELEHINEQSSDTLAICNQGVSDFRATFTKHAHYNQAKHTLVISQEVADALHLNQGDAARFFRL; translated from the coding sequence ATGCAAGTATTACGTCCTATTACTGTCAATGATTTTGCAGCACTTAAAGAGATTGCCATTGAATCAGGTCATGGTTTCACCTCTTTACCTGTCGATGACGGGCAACTACAAGAAAAAATAGACCGTGCACAAAACAGCTTTACTAAAAATGTAAATAAGCCTATCGATGAAAGCTATTTATTTGTTTTAGAAGACAGTGACACTGGCAAAGTAATTGGTACTACCGCCATAGAAGCGGCCGTCGGTTTGTCTGTGCCTTTGTATCACTACCATTTAGGTAAAACTGTCCATCATTCACCCACCTTAAACGTTTACAATACCGTTGATATTTTAAGTATGTGTAATGACTACACAGGCTGCTCAGAAATATGTACTTTATTTTTACGTGAAGACAGCAGAAAAGGCTTAACAGGCCGGTTTTTATCACGTTCACGCTTTTTATTTATGGCACAACATAGTGAACGCTTTGCCGACACTGTAATTGCTGAAATGCGTGGCGTGAGTGATGAACAGGGGCACTCTCCATTTTGGCAATGGTTACAAGAACACTTTTTTAGTATTGAATTTCCACAAGCTGATCACTTAGTTGGTTTAGGCGATAAAGTATTTATTAGCGAGCTTATGCCTAAATACCCTATCTATGTAAACTTGCTAAGTAAAAAGGCACAAGCGGTGATTGGTCATGTTCATGATAAAACCAAGCCTGCACTTAAGTTGCTTGAAAAAGAAGGGTTTGAACATCGTGGCTACGTTGATTTATTTGACGCAGGTCCCACGGTAGAGGCAAAGCTCGGTAATATTCGCAGTATTCGTGATTCACAAGTGTGCCCAATTACCATTGGTGAGCTTGAGCATATTAATGAGCAAAGCTCAGATACCCTTGCTATTTGTAATCAAGGGGTTAGCGACTTTAGAGCCACGTTCACTAAACACGCTCATTATAATCAAGCAAAGCACACCTTAGTTATCAGCCAAGAAGTAGCTGATGCACTTCATTTAAATCAAGGAGATGCAGCGCGATTTTTCCGCCTGTAA
- the astD gene encoding succinylglutamate-semialdehyde dehydrogenase → MNTQLINNQWHAGQGPAFNSVNPSNGEIVWQGNGASPEQVSSAIEAARAAQVQWADMPIEQRITILESFVGQLKEHSEEFASIIARETGKPLWETRTEVGAMTGKVAIAIRAYNERTGTTENPMPGAKAFIRHKPHGVVAIFGPYNFPGHLPNGHIVPAILAGNTVVFKPSELTPHVAQFTLELWLKAGLPAGVINLVQGELETGKALASHQDIDGLFFTGSSNTGHLLHKQFAGHPGKILALEMGGNNPLVVKDVADVSAAVHDIIQSGFITSGQRCTCSRRLFIEKSANGDAILEKLISATKNILVDDSFADDQPFMGAMISEKAALGMVAAQADLVKQGAEVLVELKQLKPGTGFVSPGIIDVTNIDEIADEEHFGPLIKVYRYTDFDSAIAEANNTSFGLSAGLLADSEDDYSHFLKRIRAGIVNWNRPITGASSAAPFGGIGASGNHRASAYYAADYCAYPVASVESEKVNLPQTLAPGLIIE, encoded by the coding sequence ATGAACACACAACTAATTAATAACCAATGGCACGCAGGCCAAGGCCCAGCGTTTAATTCTGTTAACCCAAGTAATGGCGAAATTGTTTGGCAAGGTAATGGTGCCAGCCCAGAACAAGTTAGCAGTGCAATTGAAGCGGCAAGAGCCGCACAAGTGCAATGGGCCGATATGCCAATTGAACAACGTATTACCATTTTAGAAAGCTTCGTTGGCCAATTAAAAGAACACAGCGAAGAGTTTGCCAGCATTATTGCCCGTGAAACAGGTAAGCCACTATGGGAAACGCGTACAGAAGTCGGCGCGATGACAGGCAAGGTGGCTATTGCTATCCGTGCTTACAATGAACGTACTGGCACAACCGAAAACCCAATGCCTGGCGCAAAAGCCTTTATTCGCCACAAACCACATGGTGTAGTGGCTATTTTTGGCCCGTATAATTTTCCAGGTCACTTACCCAACGGTCATATAGTCCCTGCTATATTAGCGGGTAATACCGTGGTGTTTAAACCATCAGAACTAACTCCTCACGTAGCCCAGTTTACTTTAGAGCTGTGGCTAAAAGCAGGCTTACCTGCTGGGGTTATAAACCTTGTTCAAGGTGAACTAGAAACAGGTAAAGCGCTTGCCTCACATCAAGATATCGATGGCTTATTTTTTACTGGTAGCTCAAACACAGGGCATTTATTACATAAACAATTTGCTGGTCATCCAGGTAAAATCTTAGCGCTTGAAATGGGCGGTAACAATCCGCTAGTGGTTAAAGATGTTGCTGATGTGAGCGCCGCCGTGCACGATATTATTCAATCGGGCTTTATTACTTCGGGTCAGCGTTGTACTTGTTCACGTCGATTATTTATTGAAAAATCAGCCAATGGCGATGCGATTTTAGAAAAGCTGATCAGTGCAACCAAAAATATCCTTGTCGATGATAGCTTTGCTGACGATCAACCATTTATGGGCGCCATGATCAGTGAAAAAGCCGCGTTAGGCATGGTTGCAGCGCAAGCTGACCTAGTTAAACAAGGTGCTGAAGTACTCGTTGAGCTTAAACAATTAAAACCAGGCACTGGCTTTGTCAGCCCAGGGATTATTGATGTCACTAATATCGATGAAATCGCCGATGAAGAACACTTTGGTCCGCTAATTAAAGTATACCGCTACACTGACTTTGATAGCGCCATAGCAGAAGCGAACAACACCAGCTTTGGTTTATCTGCAGGTTTACTTGCAGACAGCGAAGATGATTACAGCCACTTTTTAAAGCGTATTCGTGCCGGTATTGTTAACTGGAACCGCCCTATTACAGGCGCATCAAGCGCAGCGCCATTTGGTGGCATAGGTGCCAGTGGTAACCACAGAGCCAGTGCATACTATGCTGCAGATTACTGCGCATACCCAGTGGCCTCAGTAGAGTCAGAGAAAGTTAATTTACCGCAAACCCTCGCGCCGGGCTTAATAATTGAATAA
- a CDS encoding isoamylase early set domain-containing protein, translating into MLNKRFFKTKNEAEVTFEFSHPDADNVCLLGEFNDWQPVPMKLNKKLGVFKCKQRLPVDKEFHFRYLINGKQWDNDHQADGYSANNFGTENSIVNTQRIN; encoded by the coding sequence ATGTTGAATAAACGCTTTTTTAAAACAAAAAATGAAGCAGAGGTCACGTTTGAATTTTCTCACCCTGATGCTGATAACGTCTGTTTGCTTGGGGAATTTAATGATTGGCAGCCCGTGCCTATGAAACTTAATAAGAAGCTGGGTGTGTTTAAATGTAAACAACGTTTGCCTGTTGATAAAGAGTTTCATTTTCGTTATTTAATTAATGGTAAACAGTGGGATAACGATCATCAGGCTGATGGCTACAGCGCCAATAATTTTGGTACAGAAAATAGTATAGTAAATACACAGCGCATTAATTAA
- a CDS encoding DUF1338 domain-containing protein, with protein sequence MHTNVNTLFDNLWQNYLSVTPSADKIHDLLGSTQKDDIINDHIALRTFNIEKVGLEKLAAHFLAIGYKECGEYHFEAKKLYAKHYEHSDPTQPKVFISELLVEKCSPELQAIVTDMVAQIDGSAVTADNFLYSGTHWQVSTDTYKKLLAESEYAAWMSAWGYRANHFTVNINTLAKFDNIHDVNQALKDAGFALNTSGGEVKGSPEVLLEQSSTLADECAVTFSDGDMRIPSCFYEFAIRYPKPDGEIYTGFVAASADKIFESTNAR encoded by the coding sequence ATGCATACCAATGTAAACACATTATTTGATAACTTATGGCAAAACTACCTAAGCGTAACGCCATCAGCTGATAAAATTCATGACTTATTAGGCTCAACTCAAAAAGACGACATTATTAACGACCATATTGCTTTGCGTACTTTTAATATTGAAAAAGTAGGCCTTGAAAAGCTGGCTGCGCACTTTTTAGCGATTGGTTATAAAGAATGTGGTGAGTACCACTTTGAAGCAAAAAAACTCTACGCCAAACATTATGAGCATAGCGACCCGACACAGCCTAAAGTTTTTATCTCTGAGTTATTAGTTGAAAAATGCTCGCCTGAACTACAAGCAATTGTTACTGATATGGTGGCACAAATTGACGGAAGCGCAGTGACTGCCGATAACTTTTTATATTCAGGCACGCATTGGCAAGTAAGCACCGATACATACAAAAAGTTATTAGCTGAGAGCGAATATGCGGCGTGGATGTCTGCGTGGGGTTACCGTGCTAATCACTTTACTGTGAACATTAACACCTTAGCTAAGTTTGATAACATCCATGATGTAAACCAAGCTCTTAAAGATGCAGGCTTTGCACTGAATACCTCAGGAGGCGAAGTAAAAGGCTCGCCAGAGGTGCTATTAGAGCAATCATCAACATTAGCTGATGAATGCGCCGTAACCTTTAGTGATGGCGATATGCGCATTCCTAGCTGTTTTTACGAGTTTGCTATTCGTTACCCAAAACCAGATGGTGAAATTTACACTGGATTTGTTGCAGCCTCTGCAGATAAAATTTTCGAGAGCACCAACGCACGTTAA